From a single Pongo pygmaeus isolate AG05252 chromosome 12, NHGRI_mPonPyg2-v2.0_pri, whole genome shotgun sequence genomic region:
- the TEKT4 gene encoding tektin-4 isoform X1, which yields MAQTDVLLTKEPAPQTVPPCELPCKEYDVARNTGAYTSSGLATAGFRTSKYLPEEWFQNCYARYHQAFADRDQSERQRHESQQLAAETQALAQRTQQDSTRTVGERLQDTHGWKSELQREVEALAAETDLLLAQKQRLERALDATEVPFSIATDNLQCRERRQHPNLVRDHVETELLKVPAALGGWDLWAERRSPPPTHRSSRGQATWLLQARGSPALCTPFPLHPLCLKNSCSSRKPSACNKGTCQVMETLTVQEQANPGTEGCRTRALAHNEEAELIRNIQELLKRTIMQAVSQIRLNREHKETCEMDWSDKVEAYNIDETCGRHHSQSTEVQAHPHSTTFQESASTPETWAKFTQDNLCRAQRERLASANLRVLVDCILRDTSEDLRLQCDAVNLAFGRRCEELEDARHKLQHHLHKTLQEITDQEHNVAALRQAIKDKEAPLHVAQTRLYLRSHRPNMELCRDAAQFRLVSEVEELNMSLTALREKLLEAEQSLRNLEDTHMSLEKDIAALTNSLFIDRQKCMAHRTRYPTILQLAGYQ from the exons ATGGCGCAGACGGATGTGCTCCTAACCAAAGAGCCGGCCCCGCAGACGGTGCCGCCCTGCGAGCTGCCCTGCAAAGAGTACGACGTGGCCCGCAACACGGGCGCCTACACGTCCTCCGGCCTGGCCACCGCCGGCTTCCGCACCTCCAAGTACTTGCCGGAGGAGTGGTTTCAGAACTGCTATGCTCGCTACCACCAGGCCTTCGCCGACCGCGACCAGTCGGAGCGGCAGCGGCACGAGAGCCAGCAGCTGGCCGCAGAGACCCAGGCGCTGGCGCAGCGCACGCAGCAAGACTCCACGCGCACGGTGGGCGAGCGACTGCAGGACACGCACGGCTGGAAGTCGGAGCTGCAGCGCGAGGTGGAAGCGCTGGCTGCGGAGACCGACCTGCTCCTGGCCCAGAAGCAACGGCTGGAGCGCGCCCTGGACGCCACTGAGGTGCCCTTCTCCATCGCCACTGACAACCTGCAGTGCCGCGAGCGCCGCCAGCACCCCAACCTCGTGCGCGACCATGTGGAGACGGAGCTGCTGAAGGTGCCAGCAGCCTTGGGTGGCTGGGACTTGTGGGCAGAGAGGAGgagccccccacccacccaccgcAGTTCACGTGGACAAGCCACGTGGCTACTGCAAGCACGCGGGAGCCCAGCCCTCTGCAC GCCCTTCCCCCTGCACCCTCTGTGCCTCAAGAACTCCTGCAGCTCCCGCAAACCCTCTGCCTGCAACAAGGGCACCTGCCAAGTGATGGAGACACTGACAGTGCAGGAACAGGCAAACCCAGGGACAGAGGGGTGCAGGACTCGGGCCCTGGCACACAACGAG GAAGCCGAGCTCATCCGGAACATTCAGGAGCTGCTGAAGAGAACCATCATGCAAGCAGTGAGCCAGATCCG ACTGAACCGGGAGCACAAGGAGACCTGCGAGATGGACTGGTCGGACAAGGTGGAGGCCTACAACATCGACGAGACCTGCGGGCGCCACCACAGCCAGAGCACCGAGGTGCAGGCTCATCCGCACTCCACCACCTTCCAAGAGAG CGCCTCCACCCCAGAGACCTGGGCCAAGTTCACGCAGGACAATCTGTGCCGCGCCCAGCGCGAGCGCCTGGCCTCGGCCAACCTGCGGGTGCTGGTGGACTGCATCCTTCGAGACACCTCCGAGGACCTGCGGCTCCAGTGCGACGCCGTGAACCTGGCCTTCGGGCGCCGCTGTGAGGAGCTGGAGGACGCGCGGCACAAGCTGCAGCACCACCTGCACAAG ACGCTGCAGGAAATCACAGATCAGGAGCACAACGTGGCGGCACTGAGGCAGGCCATCAAGGACAAGGAGGCACCTCTGCACGTAGCCCAGACCCGGCTGTACCTGCGCTCGCACCGGCCCAACATGGAGCTGTGCCGCGACGCAGCCCAGTTCAG GCTGGTGAGTGAGGTGGAGGAGCTGAACATGTCCCTCACAGCGCTGCGGGAGAAGCTTCTAGAAGCGGAGCAGTCCCTGCGCAACCTCGAGGACACCCACATGAGCCTGGAGAAGGACATCGCTGCCTTGACCAACAGTCTCTTCATCGACCGCCAGAAGTGCATGGCCCATCGTACTCGCTACCCCACCATCCTGCAGCTGGCTGGCTACCAGTAA
- the TEKT4 gene encoding tektin-4 isoform X2 translates to MAQTDVLLTKEPAPQTVPPCELPCKEYDVARNTGAYTSSGLATAGFRTSKYLPEEWFQNCYARYHQAFADRDQSERQRHESQQLAAETQALAQRTQQDSTRTVGERLQDTHGWKSELQREVEALAAETDLLLAQKQRLERALDATEVPFSIATDNLQCRERRQHPNLVRDHVETELLKEAELIRNIQELLKRTIMQAVSQIRLNREHKETCEMDWSDKVEAYNIDETCGRHHSQSTEVQAHPHSTTFQESASTPETWAKFTQDNLCRAQRERLASANLRVLVDCILRDTSEDLRLQCDAVNLAFGRRCEELEDARHKLQHHLHKTLQEITDQEHNVAALRQAIKDKEAPLHVAQTRLYLRSHRPNMELCRDAAQFRLVSEVEELNMSLTALREKLLEAEQSLRNLEDTHMSLEKDIAALTNSLFIDRQKCMAHRTRYPTILQLAGYQ, encoded by the exons ATGGCGCAGACGGATGTGCTCCTAACCAAAGAGCCGGCCCCGCAGACGGTGCCGCCCTGCGAGCTGCCCTGCAAAGAGTACGACGTGGCCCGCAACACGGGCGCCTACACGTCCTCCGGCCTGGCCACCGCCGGCTTCCGCACCTCCAAGTACTTGCCGGAGGAGTGGTTTCAGAACTGCTATGCTCGCTACCACCAGGCCTTCGCCGACCGCGACCAGTCGGAGCGGCAGCGGCACGAGAGCCAGCAGCTGGCCGCAGAGACCCAGGCGCTGGCGCAGCGCACGCAGCAAGACTCCACGCGCACGGTGGGCGAGCGACTGCAGGACACGCACGGCTGGAAGTCGGAGCTGCAGCGCGAGGTGGAAGCGCTGGCTGCGGAGACCGACCTGCTCCTGGCCCAGAAGCAACGGCTGGAGCGCGCCCTGGACGCCACTGAGGTGCCCTTCTCCATCGCCACTGACAACCTGCAGTGCCGCGAGCGCCGCCAGCACCCCAACCTCGTGCGCGACCATGTGGAGACGGAGCTGCTGAAG GAAGCCGAGCTCATCCGGAACATTCAGGAGCTGCTGAAGAGAACCATCATGCAAGCAGTGAGCCAGATCCG ACTGAACCGGGAGCACAAGGAGACCTGCGAGATGGACTGGTCGGACAAGGTGGAGGCCTACAACATCGACGAGACCTGCGGGCGCCACCACAGCCAGAGCACCGAGGTGCAGGCTCATCCGCACTCCACCACCTTCCAAGAGAG CGCCTCCACCCCAGAGACCTGGGCCAAGTTCACGCAGGACAATCTGTGCCGCGCCCAGCGCGAGCGCCTGGCCTCGGCCAACCTGCGGGTGCTGGTGGACTGCATCCTTCGAGACACCTCCGAGGACCTGCGGCTCCAGTGCGACGCCGTGAACCTGGCCTTCGGGCGCCGCTGTGAGGAGCTGGAGGACGCGCGGCACAAGCTGCAGCACCACCTGCACAAG ACGCTGCAGGAAATCACAGATCAGGAGCACAACGTGGCGGCACTGAGGCAGGCCATCAAGGACAAGGAGGCACCTCTGCACGTAGCCCAGACCCGGCTGTACCTGCGCTCGCACCGGCCCAACATGGAGCTGTGCCGCGACGCAGCCCAGTTCAG GCTGGTGAGTGAGGTGGAGGAGCTGAACATGTCCCTCACAGCGCTGCGGGAGAAGCTTCTAGAAGCGGAGCAGTCCCTGCGCAACCTCGAGGACACCCACATGAGCCTGGAGAAGGACATCGCTGCCTTGACCAACAGTCTCTTCATCGACCGCCAGAAGTGCATGGCCCATCGTACTCGCTACCCCACCATCCTGCAGCTGGCTGGCTACCAGTAA